The sequence below is a genomic window from Chloroflexota bacterium.
CGGCGGCCAGCATGTGGACCATGGGCATCGGCTGGATCGTGCTGCTGGCAGCCGGGATTCTGGCCACCTTCATGGCCGGCCTGTGGGGGAAGGCGTGGATTTGGGCCTCGCTCATCGTCTTCGTCGTGCTCACCGGCTACATGACCCCCAGAGCGGCGGGTTGGACCCGCGAGGTCCGCCACGCGATCGGGGTCAAGGCCCCGTTTGGAGAGAAGAAAGACGCTCCGGAGCCGATGCCCGCCAGCCCGGAGGAGCTGGACCGCATCCTCCGCTCCCCACGCATTTTCGAGGTCACCGCGGTGGGCGGCATCGGATTGGTAATCATCATCGTCCTGATGGTCCTGAAGCCGTTCTGAGTCGAAGGATGGGACTGATTCCCGTCGCCCGGTACGCCTACGTGGGGTTGGTATGGCTGTTCCTGGTGGGCGTCGTGATCCAGGTCTTCCTCGCCGGGCTCGGACTGTTCAGCTCTGACCCGCGGGACATCGCCCTGCACATCAATCTCGGTTGGGTGCTCCACCTCTGGCCAATCCTGATCCTGATCGCGGCTGCTTTCGGGCGGGTGGGGCGACCGACGCTGCTGTGGGTCGGCGCCCTGGTTGCGACCGTCCTGGTCCAGCCGCTCCTGCCTGGGCTGGCACCAACATCGGTGGTGCTGGCCGCGCTCCATGCGGTCAATGCCCTGCTGATCTTCTGGATTGCCGTGAAGCTGGGGCTCGGCGGTCCGGCGCTGCTCCCCGGCACAGTCGCTTCTTAGACGAAGCGCAGGTCCTCGGCTTCCGAGGGCTCGACCGATCGGTCGCACGTCGAGCAGTACCACCGCGCCTCAACCGGAGTCCCGCACACGGCGTGCCGAACCGGCTCGGCATCCGGTGCGCTGCGTGACCCCCAGTCCGCGAGCAGCCGCAGGGCTCCCGCCAGCTCGAGCCCTTCCGCCGTCAGCTCATACGTGGCCCGGGGCGGCCGCTCCTCGTACTGACGTGGCCGGAGGACGCGCTCCGACTCAAGCCGACGCAGGCGATCGGTCAGGATGTTGGGCGCGATGCCGTCGAGTACTGCCGCCAGCTCGGTGAACCGTCGCGGGCCGTCAAGGAGGGCCTCGATGAGGAGCAGGCTCCAGCGATCACCGACCCGCTCCAAGGCAGCGGCGAGTGGCGTATCGGCCATGGATCGGATTATCGGCGAGCGTGCAGTTGCGTTCACCCGGACATACTAGTAACTTGCAGATTGCAAGTCACTACGAAGGACCCATCAGGATGAACGCTCTGGCAGATATCGGAACAGCAGTCATCGAGGTCGGTGACCGTGTCGCCGCTTCCACCGTCGGGATCGGCAATCGCTGGCGCGGGGGGTCCGGCGTGGTCATCGGTAAGAACCAGGTGCTGACCAGCGCCCACAACCTCCATGGCGAGGAGCCGGAGGTTTACTTCGCCGACGGGCGCGAGGCGCGCGCCCAGGTCAAAGGCGTGGATCAGGATGCGGACCTCGCCGTGCTCGAGGTGGACACCGCCGACGCGCCGGCCATCACCTGGGGCGACGGCGCGGAGCTCCAGATGGGTACGCCGGTCATCGCATTGGCCAACCCATCGGGCGGCGGGCGGCGGCTCACAGTGGGCTTCATTTCGAACCTTGATCAGGCCTTCCGCGGACCACGGGGACGCGAGGTGGGCCAACTGATCGAGCACACGGCACGGCTCATGCCGGGGTCGAGCGGGGGTCCGATCGTCGACGCCGAGGGGCGTGTGCTGGGCATCAACACCATCCGCATGGGAGGCGGCTTTTACGGAGCCATTGCGGCCGACGCGGCCTTCCAGGAGCGGATCGAACGGATCGGGCGCGGAGAGATCCGCAGCCACCGCCGGATCGGGATCGGCATCGCGCCGCCCTTCGTGGCGCGCCGCCTGCGGCGTGCGGTGGGCCTCCCGGCCCGGGACGGGCTGCTGGTGCGGGACGTCGAGGACGAGTCGCCGGCCGCCACGGCCGGCATTCTGGAGGGCGACCTGATCGTCGATGTCGGCGGCCGTCCCATCCGGGAGGTGAACGACATGTTCGAGGCCATCGAGTCCGCGGCGGAAGGGTCCGTTTCGCTGACCCTCGTCCGCGGCATCGAGGAACGGACCGTGGAGGTCACCCCCACGGCTTAGACTCGGGCCGTGATCAGCTCGGTCCGGGTCATCGGCACCGGCCGTGCCGGTTCGGCCCTGGCCGGCCGGCTACGGGCGTCTGGGCTGGCGGTGGCAACTGGCCGCGAACCGCTGGCCGACTCCGATCTGATCCTGCTGGCCGTGCCGGATGGGGCGATCGCTGAGGTCGCGCGCGGAGTGCCAATTGGGCCGTGGGTTGGGCACGTTTCAGGAGCCACCTCGGTGACCGCCCTGGCACCACATGAACGCCGATTCAGCCTCCATCCCCTGCAGACCCTGACCCTGGACCGGGGACCGGAACAGCTCGACGGAGCGTGGGCGGCGCTGACCTTCGAGACCGATGAGGCCGGCCAGGTGGCGCACTGGCTGGCTGAGCAGCTCGGCCTGCACCCCTTCGTGCTCGCCGATGCCGACAAGCCGCTGTATCACGCCGGGGCCGCCATGGCGTCGAACTTCCTGGTCACTCTGTACCGGGTGGCCGCGCGGCTGCTGGTGGAAAGCGGCGCCCCACCCGAGGCGCTCGTCCCGCTCATGGGCCGCGTGATCGAGAACGGGTTCCAGCTCACCGGTCCCATCGCCCGCGGGGACTGGGCCACGGTGGATGCCCACCTGGCCGCCATCGGTGAGCGCGCCGCGGACGTCGGGCCGGTGTACCGGGCGCTGGCCGAGGCGACCCGGGCGGTGGCCACCGACCGGGCCGATCGGGCCACCGACCAAGCGAGCTCATGAACCTGGCCCGCACCATCGCCGAGCTGGACGCCGCGCTGGCCGGCCTCGCGGACCGCACGGATGTAGGACTGGTGCCCACCATGGGCGCCTTTCACGATGGGCACCGGTCGCTGTTCGCCGCCGCCCGCGGAGAGTGCCGCACGGTGGTGGTGTCGCTGTTCGTCAATCCCGCTCAGTTCGGCCCCGGCGAGGACCTCGAGAGTTACCCACGAGACGAGGCGCGCGATGCGGCCCTGGCCGAGGCAGCCGGGGTCGACGTGCTGTTCGTCCCCGGACCCGACCAGATCTACCCGCCCGGCTTCGACACCTGGGTCGATCCGGGAGCCCTCGGCTCGATCCTCGAGGGCGCGGTGCGGCCCGGGCACTTTCGGGGAGTGGCGACGGTGTGCCTCAAGCTGTTCCACCTGGTCCGCCCTCGCCGGGCGTACTTCGGGCGCAAGGACGCGCAGCAGGTGGCCGTCATCCGAGCCCTGCTCCGCGATCTCGACCTCGCGCCCCAGATCGAGCTCCGAGTCCTCCCCACCGTGCGTGACGCGGACGGGCTGGCCCTCTCGTCGCGGAGTGCCTACCTCTCCCCGGAGGAGCGGCAACAGGCCCTGGCCCTGCCCCGCGCGCTCCAGGTCGGGCTCGCCGCGCATCGGTCCGGCGGCGACGCGGCCGGCGAGGCACGGGCCGTGCTCGAGGCGGCGCCGGGCCTGGCGCTCGACTACGTCGCGGTGGCAGATCTCGACGGACCCACCCTGGCGGCCGCGGTCCGGATCGGTACCACGAGGTTGATAGACAACGTCCTGCTGAGCGGCCAAGATGCCGGCTGAGGTGATCCACCGATGACGACCGAGACACCCGTCCTGCATCCGCGCTTCACCCTGCCCGAATTGGCGGCCATGAAGCCGCGCGGCGAACGGATCGTCATGGTCACCGCCTACGACGCCCCCGGCGCCCGCCTGGCCGACGAGGTCGGGATCGAGCTGATCCTGGTCGGCGACTCGGCGGCGATGGTGGTCCTGGGCCACGACTCGACCGTCCCGGCCACCGTGGACGAGATGGTCATGCTGACCCGCGCGGCGCGGCGGGGCGCGCAACGGGCCCTGCTGGTGGCGGACATGCCGTTTGGCTCGTTCCAGGTTTCGGACGCCGAGGCGATCACGAATGCGGTTCGCTTCGTCAAGGAGTCCGGCGCCGATGCCGTCAAGCTGGAGGGCGGTGGCGCCTCGCTGTCACGCGTCCGGTCGATCGTGGGTGCCGGGATCCCGGTCATGGGCCACATCGGGCTGACGCCGCAGTCGGCAACCATGCTCGGCGGATACAAGGCGCAGGGCCGCACGGCTGCCAAGGCGCGAGCCCTGCTGGCCGACGCGCAGGCACTCCAGGACGCGGGCTGCTTCGCCATCGTGCTGGAGGCGGTCCCGGCACCGGTCGCCACCCGCATTAGCCAGGCGCTTCGCATCCCGACCATCGGGATCGGAGCCGGACCCGGCTGCGACGGCCAGGTGCTGGTCTGGCATGACCTGCTGGGCCTGACGGAGGGACGCGCACCGCGATTCGTCAAGCGCTACGCCCACCTGGCGGAGGACATTCGCCAGGCCCTGGCCGCCTATTCGGCGGACGTTCGGAGCGGCGCCTTCCCGACCGAGGAGCACAGCTACGGCATTCCGGACGAGGAGCTGGCGCTGTTCGAGTCCGAGCTGGACTCGGGGGTCCTGGTCCGGGCCGAGGACGCCCGCGGCTCGGGGAGCGACTGGCTCTAGGCCGACAACCCCCATCGGTCCACGGTATAGATCAGCTCCAGTCCGTCGGGGTCGTCCCACTGGGCGCCGACGTGCGTCATCCCGAGCTTGTGGACCAGGTTCTCCGACCGTTCATTGCCCGGTGAGATGGACGCCCGGAACCGATGCACGTCGTGCTCGCGGGCGGCCCAGTCGAACATCGTTCGCACCGCCTCGATCGCGTACCCCTGGCCGCGGTAATCGAGATGGACCTCATATCCCACCTCCGCGAAGCCGCGGTCGTCGGGCGGACCGTGGAAGTTCAGAAACCCGACCACCACCGGCCCGGCGGCGCCGTCGCGCAGCACGATCAGCCGCAGCAGCCACGGTTCGCTGGCCGGTTCCTTGCCAATCTGCTTGAGCCGGAACCGCATCAGGCGGCCCGCATCGTTCGCCCACCAGTCCGGGATCGGCGCGCCGATCTCCGGCGCCACCGAATCGGCATCCCCAGCCAGCAGGCGCTCCATTCGGCTGGCGGTCAGCAGCGGCATGGCCAGGCGCTCGGATTCGACGGGCCGGGGGTCGTCAGCCATCGGGCCATACTA
It includes:
- a CDS encoding DUF2269 family protein yields the protein METYPWIVTLHVVGAFLFVFGHGASAVAALRLRRERDPVRIGAMLEVSAASMWTMGIGWIVLLAAGILATFMAGLWGKAWIWASLIVFVVLTGYMTPRAAGWTREVRHAIGVKAPFGEKKDAPEPMPASPEELDRILRSPRIFEVTAVGGIGLVIIIVLMVLKPF
- a CDS encoding DUF6220 domain-containing protein; its protein translation is MGLIPVARYAYVGLVWLFLVGVVIQVFLAGLGLFSSDPRDIALHINLGWVLHLWPILILIAAAFGRVGRPTLLWVGALVATVLVQPLLPGLAPTSVVLAALHAVNALLIFWIAVKLGLGGPALLPGTVAS
- a CDS encoding helix-turn-helix domain-containing protein, which codes for MADTPLAAALERVGDRWSLLLIEALLDGPRRFTELAAVLDGIAPNILTDRLRRLESERVLRPRQYEERPPRATYELTAEGLELAGALRLLADWGSRSAPDAEPVRHAVCGTPVEARWYCSTCDRSVEPSEAEDLRFV
- a CDS encoding trypsin-like peptidase domain-containing protein, which gives rise to MNALADIGTAVIEVGDRVAASTVGIGNRWRGGSGVVIGKNQVLTSAHNLHGEEPEVYFADGREARAQVKGVDQDADLAVLEVDTADAPAITWGDGAELQMGTPVIALANPSGGGRRLTVGFISNLDQAFRGPRGREVGQLIEHTARLMPGSSGGPIVDAEGRVLGINTIRMGGGFYGAIAADAAFQERIERIGRGEIRSHRRIGIGIAPPFVARRLRRAVGLPARDGLLVRDVEDESPAATAGILEGDLIVDVGGRPIREVNDMFEAIESAAEGSVSLTLVRGIEERTVEVTPTA
- a CDS encoding DUF2520 domain-containing protein, which gives rise to MISSVRVIGTGRAGSALAGRLRASGLAVATGREPLADSDLILLAVPDGAIAEVARGVPIGPWVGHVSGATSVTALAPHERRFSLHPLQTLTLDRGPEQLDGAWAALTFETDEAGQVAHWLAEQLGLHPFVLADADKPLYHAGAAMASNFLVTLYRVAARLLVESGAPPEALVPLMGRVIENGFQLTGPIARGDWATVDAHLAAIGERAADVGPVYRALAEATRAVATDRADRATDQASS
- the panC gene encoding pantoate--beta-alanine ligase, with protein sequence MNLARTIAELDAALAGLADRTDVGLVPTMGAFHDGHRSLFAAARGECRTVVVSLFVNPAQFGPGEDLESYPRDEARDAALAEAAGVDVLFVPGPDQIYPPGFDTWVDPGALGSILEGAVRPGHFRGVATVCLKLFHLVRPRRAYFGRKDAQQVAVIRALLRDLDLAPQIELRVLPTVRDADGLALSSRSAYLSPEERQQALALPRALQVGLAAHRSGGDAAGEARAVLEAAPGLALDYVAVADLDGPTLAAAVRIGTTRLIDNVLLSGQDAG
- the panB gene encoding 3-methyl-2-oxobutanoate hydroxymethyltransferase, translated to MTTETPVLHPRFTLPELAAMKPRGERIVMVTAYDAPGARLADEVGIELILVGDSAAMVVLGHDSTVPATVDEMVMLTRAARRGAQRALLVADMPFGSFQVSDAEAITNAVRFVKESGADAVKLEGGGASLSRVRSIVGAGIPVMGHIGLTPQSATMLGGYKAQGRTAAKARALLADAQALQDAGCFAIVLEAVPAPVATRISQALRIPTIGIGAGPGCDGQVLVWHDLLGLTEGRAPRFVKRYAHLAEDIRQALAAYSADVRSGAFPTEEHSYGIPDEELALFESELDSGVLVRAEDARGSGSDWL
- a CDS encoding GNAT family N-acetyltransferase; amino-acid sequence: MADDPRPVESERLAMPLLTASRMERLLAGDADSVAPEIGAPIPDWWANDAGRLMRFRLKQIGKEPASEPWLLRLIVLRDGAAGPVVVGFLNFHGPPDDRGFAEVGYEVHLDYRGQGYAIEAVRTMFDWAAREHDVHRFRASISPGNERSENLVHKLGMTHVGAQWDDPDGLELIYTVDRWGLSA